In one window of Nitrospirota bacterium DNA:
- a CDS encoding AEC family transporter, giving the protein MQKVLLELGLIIFAGFLFKQVMPAEVNIVSLKKAINALVFNIFLPALCVIVVYRAKIDTDTLLLSPSALLTLAFTLALSFAIYTLLGKRFNISPKEKGTLILASIFGNNLYLGLPVITCLYGQEAGKYVLFYAFFGSTLFLWTVGVAVASHYGRSEPFRVSKSIKTILTLSPIWGLAVGMMLNLSNASMPAFFIRPLEMLSSLVVPLMTFSIGLSVSMPKQRHTVSIAPAVIIKLLIMPFISLVVARSLGLNGVALSSCLIEGAMPTMVLSLLIASRFCLDVELAALSIVVTTVSAFITLPLVMHVAEKIITTWGVI; this is encoded by the coding sequence ATGCAGAAGGTCCTTTTAGAGCTCGGGCTCATAATCTTCGCAGGTTTCCTGTTCAAACAGGTGATGCCTGCGGAAGTGAATATTGTGTCACTGAAAAAGGCCATTAATGCATTGGTCTTTAATATATTTCTACCAGCACTATGTGTAATAGTGGTATACAGAGCAAAGATTGACACGGACACATTACTCCTTTCACCATCAGCACTCCTGACCCTCGCATTTACCTTAGCCCTTTCATTCGCTATTTACACCCTCCTCGGAAAACGCTTTAACATCAGCCCAAAGGAAAAAGGCACCTTGATCCTTGCATCCATATTTGGTAATAACCTCTATCTGGGGCTTCCTGTGATAACATGCCTTTATGGTCAGGAGGCAGGAAAGTATGTACTCTTTTATGCCTTTTTTGGGAGCACGCTTTTCCTCTGGACAGTCGGGGTTGCTGTGGCATCACATTATGGGAGAAGTGAACCATTCAGGGTCTCCAAATCTATAAAAACAATTCTAACCCTTTCACCCATCTGGGGATTAGCAGTCGGTATGATGCTGAATCTTTCAAATGCAAGTATGCCAGCCTTTTTTATCAGGCCTCTTGAGATGCTTAGTAGCCTCGTAGTTCCATTGATGACCTTTAGTATTGGCCTCAGTGTCTCAATGCCAAAGCAAAGACATACAGTAAGCATAGCCCCAGCAGTAATTATAAAGCTTCTTATAATGCCTTTTATCTCGCTGGTAGTAGCACGGTCTCTTGGACTTAATGGCGTGGCACTATCATCATGCCTCATTGAGGGGGCGATGCCAACAATGGTACTATCCCTATTGATAGCATCTCGATTTTGCCTTGATGTGGAACTTGCTGCACTAAGCATTGTTGTAACCACAGTGTCGGCATTTATAACACTCCCGCTGGTGATGCACGTAGCAGAAAAGATTATAACAACCTGGGGTGTTATCTGA